The following is a genomic window from Rhodoferax sp. PAMC 29310.
TTGAATCTCATTCAGCCCCGCGAGCTGCGGTGCGTTGCCGGTGAGCAATGTGGGGGGCTCTTTGCCCCCAATGACCACGCTCGCTGGATCATCCCAATGCGACACCAACCTCAAGTACAACGCATCCACATCCGCAGCGGCCAACACCGCGGCCCCCTTATGTAGCTTGTCGCCCAAGTTAGCTTGTCGCAACGACCCCGGAAAAAATCCCTGCACCGGCCCCAGCAATGCATTCCACCTTGCCGGCGACAAGGCGGTCAGGCCGCGCGCCGCCAAACGTCGAGTAGCGGTTGGAAATGGCCGCAGCGTTTGCCACAAACGATTGGCCTGCAAATAACGGCCGTACCCACAAAAAAGCTCATCCCCCGCATCGCCCGACAGCGACACGGTGACCTGCTGGCGCGCTAGCTGCGACACCAAAAAAGTAGGAATCTGCGACGAATCAGAAAACGGCTCGCAATAGAGCGTGGGCAAACGCGGAATCACATCCAGCGCCTGCTGCGGCGAGACATACAACTCGGTGTGCTCGGTGCCCAAATGCTTGGCGACCGCTTTGGCGTGCACCGCCTCGTTGTAGCCCGCCTCGTTAAAACCAATGGTGAAGGTCTTGACCGGGCGGCTGGACTGCGCCTGCATCAACGCCACAACAGTGGATGAATCAACGCCACCGGACAAAAAAGCCCCCAACGGCACATCCGCCATCATCTGCTGCTGCACCGCAGATTTGAGCAGCACCTCCAGCGCGTCCACCGCCTGCGCAGGCGTGCCAGCAAACGGCGTAGCACACCCGGCAACAGCCACCTCGGCCGCTGACCAATAGCGCGCCACAACAGGTATGGGTTGCAAAAGTGACACGGTCAATAAGCAGCCCGGTTCCAGCTTGGCAATACCCTGATAGATAGAGTAGGGCGCCGGAATGTAGTTGTGACGCATCAGCAAACACAGCGCATTGCGGTCAATGCCTGCTGTAAAGGCAGGGTGGCTTTTAAGCGCCTTCAGCTCTGACCCAAACAGAAACGTGGCGTTTTTCCCCTGGCCTTGCCAGCCGTAATACAACGGCTTCTCACCCAAACGGTCACGCCCCAGCGTGAGCGTGCGGGTTTGCTTGTCCCAAACGGCAAAAGCAAACATGCCAACACACCGCTCCACCGTGCCTTGAATCCCCCAAGCATCGAACCCCGCCAGCAGCGACTCGGTGTCCGAATGCCCGCGCCAACTGACCTCCTTGCCTGCCGCTGCCAGCGCAGCGCGGCAATCCAGGTGGTTGTAAATCTCGCCATTAAAAGCGATCACATACCGCCCACTGCCAGAGGCCATGGGCTGATGCCCGGCCGGCGACAAATCAACAATTGCCAAACGCCGGTGTCCAAAGCCTACCCGTTGCTCACCGTCTGACCAAAAACCTGCATCATCCGGCCCCCGATTGGCAATGGTGTCGGCCATGCGCGTGAGCATAGATTCATCACCAAGCTGACCCTGGGTGGCGAGCCCACCCAAAAATCCAACAAATCCACACATCAAAACGCTCCCTTAGCGAACCATCTTTTTATAAATTGACTCAAATCGTTCACGGGCTCTCTCAATGGAGAACTCCGCATGAACACGAGTCTTTGCCTTTTGCCCCAGCTGTTGCCGCGCATCCGGCGCCATCGCCAACAGCTGCCGTAACCCAAGCGCCAAGGCCGCCGAATCCTCCTTTGGCACGACCACCCCGGTATCTGCCACCAGCATGGCAGCATCACCCACATCCGTCACCACACAGGGCAAGCCCATCGCCATGGCTTCTGCCACCACATTTGGAAAGCCCTCGGTGCGGGAAGACAGACAAAAGAGGTCCATCGCCGCCAGGCAAATTGGCACATCCGCCCGTTCGCCCAACAACACAAAGCGGTCAGGGCAGCCTGTGGCATTTATCCACTGGGCCAACTGCGCATTGTTGGCATCCAGGCCGCGCCCCACCATCAAAAAGCGTGCGTCGCTATTCTGCTGCGCGACCAAACCAGCTGCCCGCACAAAATTTTCTTGATCCTTGACCGGATGAAACCGCCCCAAATACCCGATGACCACAACATTTGAACTAAAACCGCATTGCAAGCGCAGTGCATCGCGCTGCGCCGGCGTGGCAACCAAACGTGTCAGGTCAAAGCCATTGGGCACCACCACCATGCGTGCTGCGTCGTAGCCCACGGCAATGTGCGCCCGCCGTGAAGCATCCGCCGCACAAACAATGGTATGCGGCACGGTGCGTGAGAGCCAGGCACACAACTGCCGGACAAACGCTGTCGCACGGCTGCCGCCAGCCGTTACCTCGGTGGTGCGAATGCCCCAGATCACATTGCGGTTGCCTGCCAACCGCGCAGCCACACCCCCTAGCAGATCGGCGTGGTACATCCAGGTTTGCACAACATCGGGGCGCGCTGTGCGAATCAAGCGCATCAGCCGCCACATGACGCGCGGGATATCAAGTGCAGACCGCATGCCCAAGTCATGGACTTCAAAGCCAAGGGCTTGAAGTTGTTGCCCTACGGTGCCGATTCCAGTGAGCGAAATGACGGTGTGCTGGTAGTCGGCCTTGCCATGATGTGATTCGATCAAGCGCTTGAGCATTAACTCAGCGCCGCCTACGTTCAGGCCAATTATTATATGAGTAAGCTTAATAAACAACTCTCGGCAGTAATCGAAATGACGGTAACCGAGTCAAAATAAACTTGATACAAAGAAACAAAAATAGAGTATATATAAATCCAGTGAATGCTGCAAACCAAGGTGGCATAAGATAAACCAACCATGCGAGCCAAAGCATGTCTTTAGCGGATTCTGAAATCCCTATTTTTTTCACCAGATAAAAAGAAATAAACCCCAATAAAAGTGTATATGCTAAATAAATAGGTATTAAATACGGGGCGATAAAAAACCAGCCTACGTAGCCAATATTTGTAGTCCAATCACCAACCTCAAACTTCGAGCCAAAATCACCATATTTTGTAAATGCTACACCAGCTGACATATATTTCTCACTTGGAAATAACTTACTTAGCACGATGCCATGAAATCCTTCCAGCCAAAAAGTAGTAAATTGTCCACTGGCGAGCTTAGTTTGTAAAAAATCACTCAGTCTCATGACTTCAATAACTACTGACGTTACTTGAAATCGGCCAATCAAATGAGAAATTCCATCGCCAATCAATGTAATATAACTTGCATCTCTCAATACATCAAAAAAATCAGCCGCCATTGCGGTAAGTGATAAATTGCTGTTGGCTGACGCACGGAAAATCCATTTAATATTCGTTACCACAGGGTACACTATAATAATAGCAACGCCAATAAATGCAGTAATTACTGTTGTTATTTTTTTATTTCGAATGGCTCTGCACCATTCAAAAAATATGACAAACAATAAAACACTAACCCATCCCCTTAGAATATTCGAGAGCAACCAGATTATAAGATTTGGGTAGAAATATTTGTTCTCCCGATGCATTCCATAATAGATAAAAAATAAAGCATCAGTAGGTATAAAAACCCACAGCATAGAAAATAAGGAACCTTCCGTTCTGTTGCTTGACCCCGCAATGTTGACCCCAGTTGATATATTAAATATCATGAAGGAAATCTGTAGCACAAGCAATAGCTTTCCAATTCGTTTGCCAACTTGATCATCATCGAAACAAAAATTTATCTTTTTGATTTTTAATTTCGAAATAAATTTAAAAACAGGCCACATGATGGCAATATACGACAATACAACAAGTGTGGTAGCCCATAATAGGGCAGTTCGACTATAAAGCGAAATGCCAGATAGATCGCCTATAAGTTCGCCTGTATTCCATATAATTAATGCGGCCAAAATATTACTAAAAACATATAGAAACAGCCATGGCCAATATATTTTCATATAATTATTACTAATCTGTAATTTCTATTAATTTTCTTTAGGATGGTCTGCATAACTCATATTTCGGCTCGGCCAGCCTATATGAATCAATGAGTTACGGATGCTAAAACGGTTGAAATCGGACTTATGCAGAGGTTCCTTAATGCCTTGGAAAGGTCATTAAAGCCATCCTTTTGATTTCATTATTGATGCAGGGTATATAAGTAAACACCAGACCTTAAGTACAGCATCAAAACCACTCCAAGCTTCAAACAGATTAATGTTACTATTGATGGTATGACGGAGATAGCTCCCTATTATTTGAGAGCCATAAGAGATATTAAATTTCAAATAAGGCCTGTAGGAAAAGATAGTTGCTTTAAGTGCATCCGCTTTGGCTTCCGGATACCTTACCAGCATGCTTTTTGTGTTTGAATAAGAAGAAGGTAGCGCAGTGTCGTAGACACGTAATACATCATTCACATAAATATATTTGTATTTTTCTGAAATCTTCGACCAAACAAATCCATTGGTATAACCAGGCTTCATCAGCTCAAAAAATGGCTTAATAATTTCAATTTTCGAAAACTGAAATAGTTCATTTGTGATTCCCCACTTGAATCGAATCTCTCCCTCGTTTGCCAAAATGCAGTCGGCGTCAAATTTTTTTCCAACTAATAAGCCGGACTCATTGACGCATCTTCCACAAACTCCCGCTACAAGTTCATCATTGCAACTGGTATCAATATATTCTTTTACTATAGCTAGAGCACCCGGAGTAAGTTGATCATCATGATCCAACACAGCGACATATTTGCCATCCGCAATCAAACAGCCTGTAAATACCGATTTTGATCCAAAATAATTAATTTTCAAAAAAGAATGTTTAACCTTAAATGGTGCTTCATTAGTAATTTTTTCGATAAGTGATTTGGTCAGTCCATCATCACACGAAGCATCATCTACTAGTATCCACTCGAAACTATCGTGGGACTGCTTAAGTAAGCTTTCATATGTTGACCACAACGTCTGTGAGCTGTTGTAGCAAGGTGTAATTATGCTGAATAAAGGCATTATTGTCTAGTCTCATGCAAAATTGGGACTTTAAGTTTACTAACTTTTCTCAAATGGCTTATGTATTCATTAATACTAATCAAACTTATTGATTTAATTGCCAACCATAAAAAATTAATTGAAGTCTTTCTTCTATTTTTTAAATCAATTAAAAAATTTGTCACTGAAAAAATGAATATATCTTTTCTTTTTTTTGGGTATTTTTTTAAAAAATGTCCAGCGTGATGAGCATATAGTGCTTTAATTTGCAGGTTGGATGATTTACTTATTGAGCCAGATGAGTTAACTCTGTATTCGCCTAAAACGTTGTCTAATATAACTCCCCAACCTGAACTTAAATACTCCCACGAGTAAAATAAGTCAAGCGTATCAAATTTTGGATGATCCGTTTTTCTGGCACATTTTCTATACATAATTGAACTGTGCGCTGCAACCGAGCCAAATCTAAGTGCTTTTTCAAATGTGACAATTCCATTGGTGAACATCGAATAATCACCAGCCTCGCCTGGAAAGAAATTACCCCAATCATCAAAGAGATTCATGCGATGCCAAACTACCGTGCAATCCAAATTTTTCTCAAAGAAATCCACCTGCTTTTTTAGTTTTTCAGGTAAAAATAAATCGTCGCCATCACAGTGGCTTACTAATTTACAATTAGCTATATTGTGTGTGGTTACAAAGTTCTTGAATGCCCCAATATTTTCCTCATGAAAAATAGGCTTCACAACCCCTGGATATTTCTCTGCAAACCACTGCACAATCGCGCGCGTCCCATCTGTTGAGCAATCATCGCTCACGATTACTTCAAAATCAAAATCAGTTTCCTGATCGACAATGCTTTGTAAACATTGGCGAATGTATTTTTCCTGGTTGTAAGTCACCACGCAAACGGATACTTTGGGTTTCTTCTCAATCATTTCCATTGCTTATCCTTGCGTAGCAAAGCGTGCGCGCCATTTGCTGCCAATTGTTTCCCTAACCAGTGACGAACCTATGGCGGCTATTGCGACCATGGCCAAGCTCATGACGGCAATGCCTACAGCGAGCTGCCCGCGATCATGCGGCCAAGTTACCAAGCTATGCGCAAGTAGGGCACCTAGCACGGTCAGCAGCACGATCGCGCCCACATCTCGCAGCAGCCACTGGGTATGCAGACCCTTGACAAACCGACGGTGCACTTTGGGCACCCACGCCAAAAAATACACTGCATTCGCGCCGAACCAGGCCCACCCTGCGCCGATAACGCCGTAGTGCAGGGTGGCCCATATCAATGCGGGTATCAATAACAAGACAAAGAAGGCATTGCCGATCATGTGCAGTCGTAAATCTCCTTTGGCAAATTGCAGGTAATAGGGAAAGGCGCCCAGGGCCAGAATGCCATTGCCCAAGGCGTAAAGTGTGAGTACTGGGGCCGCCTGGCGGGCAATGGCGGCGTCGCCTGTCCAGGCCCATAGCACTTGTTCGGAGAAGAACGCCAACATCAGCGCGGCGGGTATGGCAATGACGCCCACCAATTGGGTGGCGTTGCGATACAGGCGAATCACGCCATCATCGTCTCCCGTTGCAGCGAGCTTGCTCATACGGGGAAGCAGTGCGCCGCTAATAGGACCACTGATGGCCATCACACCGCTGGCCACCAGCACTGCGAGCGTGAAGTAGGCGTAATCAGATAACGGTAGCAATTTGGACAGGACCAGCTTGTCGGTCTGCGTAACCAACACCCAAACTGAGCTGGTGAACGCAATGCTGAGCGAGAACTTGAGCACGCTGCGCAGTGGCGCCCATTGCCACGACGTGCGCTTTGCCGCGACTACTTTGGGCAGCAAGCGGTACGTTTTGGTGATCAGTACCACGACTTCAACCACCGCCAGTACCAATTGGTAACTAAAGAACTGTGTCGGGCTGGTGCCGACGTAAATGAAGAAAGGTATCACCAGCACAAAGCGGGCGGTTGACATTGCGATATTGAAGCCGCTGAGCCATACGAGGCGCTCAAACCCGTTGATAGCACCGCGGTACAGCCCGCACACCCAGCGCAACGCAACAATGAGCGCCATGAGCTTGATGGCGTGCTGCACTTCCGTCAAAGGAAGTTGTTGCACCTTCAGCCAGCTGCTGGCAATCACGCCGGACCCGGCCACCATGGCCGAGCCGCCGAGCACGGCGACGCCGATAAAGATACCTTCCATGGCCCGCAGCAGACGACGCAAACTGAGCGCGTCAGTTGCCCCCCCGTTAAAACGAGCGGTTTCTCGCGCCATGGTGGGTGTCAGGCCCATGTCCAGTAGTTGGAACCAGGCCTGTAGCATGGCAAAAAAACCGACCAGCCCATAAGCCTCCGCCCCCATGTACTTCACGTACATGGGCACCATGACGATGCCAATCAGGGTGACGTAGATTTGACTTGCATAGTTTGCAAGTATGTTGCGCTTAAGGGACATCTGATTACGCTTGTTGCGCTTTGCTTGCCATGAGTTGGTGTTCCAAGGTCAACAGGCGGCGTTGGCGTTCCTTAATGCGACGTGCTGGATTGCCGGCATAGATGCCAAAGGCTTCGCAGTTTCTATTGATCAAGCTGAGCGCCCCAACGGCAACACCATCTTCCAGCGTGACGCCGGGCAATATAACGCTGCCGCAGCCCACGATGACGTGCTTGCCCAGGAAAACATTGGCGTGGGTCACGCCCGTGTATTTGCTGGGTACGGTCGGGTTGGTCATTGTGGCGCCCGAAAAGTCGTCACTACTGGAGTAGATGGAAACGCGGGAGGAGATATTGCAGAAATCGCTAAGCGTGATTTGTCCGGCGCCAATCAATGAGGAGTAAACGGCGATATGAACATGGTGGCCGACACTGATGCCGCCGACACCTGCAGACAGTACGCAAAAGTCGTCAATACGGACGTCATTTGCCAATGCGATTCGACTGATTCCGTAAAACGAGGCCTTGCTTGAGATTTGGACGTTGTCCCCCACCGCTGCAAAGCCAAGGCGTTCAATGGCCTCACGGCTCAACATCGTCATTTCAGGCTCCTCGAATGAGGTCAACCACCCGCTGTTGCTCATCGGGCTGCAGGTTGGGATAAATTGGTAGGCACAACACTTTGGCCGAGGCATCGGCTGCAACGGGCAGGTTGTCACGCTGGGCCGAAGGCATGCTGCGGTACATGGGGAAGTCTGAAATCAGTGGGTAGAAGTAACGGCGCGCAAAGATGCCATGGTCTTTTAGCTTTTGGTACAGGGCGTCACGGCTCAGTGGGTAATCCGGCTGCACCAGGATGGGAAAGTAAGAGTGATTGGATTCAGTTTGGCCCGAGTCGTCGATGCATTGAATGCCTTTGACGCCAGACAGCTGCTTACGGTAGGCAATATCAATTTCTTTGCGGCGGGACAGTGCCGCGTCAATGTGCTTGAGCTGTAGCAGACCAAAGGCGGCGTTTAGCTCGCTCATCTTGCCGTTGATGCCTGGGGCGACGACGGTGACTTCGTCCACAAAGCCAAAGTTTTTCAGGTGGTCGATGCGTTGCTTAGTTTTCGCATCAGGGCAGATGATAGCTCCACCTTCAAAGGTGTTGAACACCTTGGTGGCGTGAAAACTGAGCACAGAAAGGTCACCATGATTTAGTACGCTCCCGCAATGACACTGAACACCAAAGGCGTGTGCGGCGTCGTAAATAACCTTAAGGTTGTAGTTGTCGGCAATCTTTTGGATGGCATCAACATCGCAAGGGTGACCATAGCAGTGCACAGGCATGATGGCCGTGGTCTGTGGTGTGATGGCAGCTTCGATCTTGGCCGGGTCCAGATTCAGCGTGTTCGGGTCCACGTCCACAAAGACAGGCTTGATCCCATTCCAGAGCAATGAGTGCGCGGTGGCCACAAATGAATACGGCGTGGTGATGACCTCACCGGTGATGCGCAGCGCCTGCAACGCGGTGACCAGCGCAATGGTGCCGTTGGTGAACAGGCAGATGTGCTTGACGCCCAGGTAGTCGCACAGCGCTTGTTCCAGCTGCTGGTGAAACGGGCCGCCGTTGGTGAGAATCTTTTTGTCCCAAATTTTCTCCAGGTAGGGAATGAACTCCTCCAGAGGCGGCAAGTAGGGCTGGGTGACGTATATGGGTTTTGACATTATTGATTCTGCTATGCTATTAATAGCTACTCACGCATATTCTGTATAGGGTATACGTTGTTTTTACGTAATATTTTTTGCAACATACCAAGGAATTGCTTTTGCCAGACCTTGTTCGATGCGCTCGGTGGGGGCATAACCCAGAAGCTGCTGCGCTTTGCCAATGTCGGCCAAGCTATGGCGCACATCTCCTGCTCGAAAGTCTCGGTGGATTGGTTGGGTGTCAGGTTTGACACCGTAGGCGGCCAAGTTGTCGCGCAGCAGTGAGAAAAGCGTGTTGAGCGTTGTGCGGTCGCCCACTGCGACGTTGTAGATTTGGTTGTTCGCTTCGGGGGTCGTGTTTGTGGCGGCCAGCAAGTTGGCCTGGACAGCATTGGCTACAAAGCAGAAGTCGCGGCTGGTTTCGCCGTCGCCATTCACGTAAATCGGTTCACCCGCGAGTAGGGCCGCGGTCCATTTAGGGATAACGGCCGCATAGGCGCCATTGGGGTCTTGGCGGGGCCCAAACACGTTGAAGTACCGCAGGCCCACGGTGTTGAAGCCGTAGCAGCGGGCAAAGACGTCGGCATAAAGCTCGTTGACGTACTTGGTCACCGCGTAAGGGCTGAGTGGCTTACCAATGGTGTCTTCCACCTTGGGCAAGCCGGGGTGGTCGCCATAGGTGGAGCTGCTGGCAGCATAGGTGAAGCTTTTTACCTTTGCATCGCGGGCTGCCAGCAGCATGTTCAAAAAACCGCTGATGTTGGTGGCGTTAGTGGTAATGGGGTCAGCCAAGCTGCGTGGCACGCTGCCCAGTGCGGCTTGGTGCAAGACGAAGTCAACGCCAGCACAGGCTTTTTGGCAGTCCACCAGGTTACAGATGTCTCCCTGAATGAACTGAAAATTGGCCCATTGCGCGGGTGTGACCAAGGTTTGCACCTCGTTGAGGTTGCGCTGATGGCCGGTGGCAAAGTTGTCTAGGCCAACCACTCGCTGGTTCAATTTGAGCAGGGTTTCGAGCAAGTTGCTGCCGATGAAGCCGGCCACGCCGGTCACCAGCCAGGTGTTCGGCTCGGATTGCAGGCGGGTTTGAAGTTGGTTGAAGGCGGTCATGAGTGCTCTAAATTTGATAGCTGTCTGCGCTTATTTTTAGGGCGTTAGAGGCGTATATCGCTATCAACCGCCGGCAACAGGTACTTCAGGTCATACAGCACATGTTCAGGTTTTCCTAGAGCGCGAATAGCGGCTGCGCCCATGGTTTTGAACTGGTGGTGGGCCACGGCGATGATGATGCCGTCATAGGCGCCCAGTGCTGGTTGCAACACGGGGGTGATGCCATATTCGTGCTGTGCCTCCGTGGCATCAGCCCAGGGGTCAAACACATCGGCCTGCACGTCGTAGTCCGCCAGTTCATTGACGATATCTACCACGCGGGTGTTGCGCAGGTCGGGGCAGTTTTCTTTAAATGTCAGTCCCATAACCAAGATGCGCGCGCCTTGCACTGGCAGGCGGCGTTTGGTCATAGTTTTAACGAGTTGGGTGACCACATAGGCGCCCATGCCGTCGTTCAAGCGGCGACCCGCCAAAATAATTTCGGGATGGTAGCCAATGGACTGCGCTTTGTGGGTGAGGTAATAGGGATCCACGCCAATGCAATGGCCCCCGACCAAGCCCGGCCTGAATGGTAAAAAGTTCCACTTGCTACCAGCGGCCTGCAAGACGGCTTCAGTGTCGATCTCCAATTTGTTAAAGATGAGGGCCAGCTCGTTGATGAGGGCGATGTTGACATCGCGCTGGGTGTTTTCAATGACTTTGGCCGCCTCGGCCACTTTGATGCTGCTGGCTTTGTGGGTGCCTGCGGTGACTATTTCGTTGTAGAGCGCATCGACCAAGTCAGCCACTTCGGGGGTGGAGCCGGAGGTTACTTTTTTGATGGTGGTGACGCGGTGCTCTTTGTCGCCAGGGTTGATGCGCTCAGGGCTGTACCCGCAGAAAAAGTCTTGATTGAATTTGAGCCCGCTGAATTTCTCCAGCACTGGCACGCAGTCTTCTTCAGTGCAACCAGGGTATACGGTTGACTCATAAATGACGATATCGCCGATTTTCAGCACTTTACCAACAGCCTCGCTGGCCTTAAGCAGCGGGGTGAGATCGGGGCGCTTGTGTGCGTCGATGGGGGTCGGAACCGTAAAGATGTAGCAATTGCAGGCGCTTAGGTCATCTAGCTCAGTGGTAAAGCTCAGCAGTTGTGCCGCTTTCAACTCTTCAGGAGAGGTCTCCAGCGTGAAATCATGTCCGCTTTTGAGTTCAGTAATGCGTTTGAGGTTGATGTCAAAGCCGACCACAGGTCGTTGCTTACCGAATTCAACCGCCAATGGCAGTCCAACATAGCCTAAGCCAATGATGGCTATTTTGATGTCAATCATGAAGTGCAAAAACTAGTTAACGCCGGCAATGGCGGGTCTCATACTCGCAGCGCTTACGCACCAGCGAAACTGGGTTAGCCGGGCGTAAAGGGCTGCATAGCCGAGGGCGGCTAACGCCAATCCGAGCATTTGAAAGCCGGTTTCCCCTGCAAGAAAATAGCCCCAAGTGGCGGGAATAAGCGCAACAAGCCAGCATAGTGGCGCCGTCATGCCATTTTGGAGCCGCCGGCTCATGTTCGGAAAAACCTTGCGAACAACCCGGCGGTGTAAAAAATGATGCAGGTGAGCCTTGTCAGGCTGGCCGGGGTGGTGCCCCTCTCTTCTTCGTTTTCTAGCAACGGAGGAAGCGACTTCCAATACGGAATAGGCACAGACCATGAGTGTGGTCCACGCACTAAACTGTACGTGGCGCATTGGCAACAGCACTGCCATCCATGCCACCATAAAGCCGAGCAGGTAGGCTCCCCCATCACCCAAAAACAGCTTCCCAAGAGGCCAGTTGGCAACTAAAAACCCGACTGAGCAAACGGCTAGCAAGAAACAGACGCTTGCAGCTGTTGGGTCAGAAAATTTGAGTGCAATGAAACCCATCGATGATATTTATTGCGTTGCTGACGCCGCCAACGGCAAATGCCGTAAACAACACGGCAAAGGGCGTGAACTGCAGTGCCCAATCAAGCGTGGGGATGCGGGTGTCCCTCATGGCGACATCGGATAGATACCAAGCCAGCACACCACTGAGCATGGTGGCCAACAATCGCGGTGTCACGCCCACCCGCTTCGTGATGTCTTCCAGTAAGCCAAAAAAAAATGCCGGGACTGCTGCCAGCAGGACGGTGCGAAGAATTACTCCGGCCTCACCAGTAGCTGAGTAGGTGGCGACCAATAAGCCACAAAAAACCGCTATGCCGCCCACGCGTGGCGTTGGGTGCTCATGATGATTTTGAACACCGCCTGCATTGTCATTAGTCAGCCATCCATGCCAGTTTTGGCTGGAGATAAGCAGGATAGCGACTAGGCACGTGGCGGAAAACACCAGCAGATAGGTTGACATTTTTGACTCCCATTTTTATCTTTATGTTTTTATCTTTATTTTTTTATTGCTGGCTCGACCGCCCTAGAGCCCTGCGCCACGACTGGCCTAGTCGCTGGTATTTTTCTGCGGACTCTGCTGACTGCGCCGCACCGCGAATGGCGCTTCGAATGAACACAAAAAGCAGCAGCACCATGCCCGTGGCAAGGGTCGTTAGAACGGCAATCAGTGCCTTCTTGGGCTTGCTTTTTCGCTCTGGTGGCTGGGCGATGTCAATAACTTGTATGACGGCACCTTCTCTTGCTTCGTCTACTTTGGCCAATTCGAACTGTTTGGCGAACAACTCAAAGAGTGTTTCAAAATATTTCACATTGCGGTAACGTGCAATGTAGTCGGCGTCACCTGAGCTTGGTGGGGTGGTTGTCTTTTCGGCTTTGCTGAACTGCGCTCTCAACGCTCCCAGTTCGGTCAGGGCTTGTTTGAAATCGGGGGCGGATTCGGTCAGGTAGCCTCGCATGCTGGCCAGCTTGACTTCTTGCGCGGCAATTTGAGCCTGCAATTCAGCCACGGCTTTGATAGCTGCTTCAGGGCTTGATTTCAGCGCCGAGCTATTGACGCCACCGGTCTGTAAGGCTTGTTCCGCCTGGGTCAGCTGGTTCTTGGTTTGTAAGAGTTGCTTCTCAAAGAAAACCCTCCGTTGTTGAGCTTCTGTGACGGCCAAGCGAGTCAACATGTCACCCAGCTCTTCAACATAAGCATTGGCAAGTTGGGCACTGAAGGCGGGGTCCGTATCGCTCACCTCGACAGAGATGAGTCCGTCTTTGCCACTAGATATGTTGCTGGCAGCCTGAAGTGTTCCCCGTGCATCAGTTTTTAGCTTCGATTCATAGCGTTCGATCAGTTTGAAACGATCGATCAAGTTGTTTGCGATAGATTCGCTCTTCAGGAAAGCCACGAACTGGTCATTGGGGTTTTTTATCCCCGATGCAGCACCCGCCAGACCACCCAACGCTCCAAGACCAGCCAGCATGGCAGCAGCACCGCTTTGTTGTTGCTGGGGGGGCATAAATACCGTGGCTGCGGTGTAAGTG
Proteins encoded in this region:
- a CDS encoding lipopolysaccharide biosynthesis protein, with amino-acid sequence MSLKRNILANYASQIYVTLIGIVMVPMYVKYMGAEAYGLVGFFAMLQAWFQLLDMGLTPTMARETARFNGGATDALSLRRLLRAMEGIFIGVAVLGGSAMVAGSGVIASSWLKVQQLPLTEVQHAIKLMALIVALRWVCGLYRGAINGFERLVWLSGFNIAMSTARFVLVIPFFIYVGTSPTQFFSYQLVLAVVEVVVLITKTYRLLPKVVAAKRTSWQWAPLRSVLKFSLSIAFTSSVWVLVTQTDKLVLSKLLPLSDYAYFTLAVLVASGVMAISGPISGALLPRMSKLAATGDDDGVIRLYRNATQLVGVIAIPAALMLAFFSEQVLWAWTGDAAIARQAAPVLTLYALGNGILALGAFPYYLQFAKGDLRLHMIGNAFFVLLLIPALIWATLHYGVIGAGWAWFGANAVYFLAWVPKVHRRFVKGLHTQWLLRDVGAIVLLTVLGALLAHSLVTWPHDRGQLAVGIAVMSLAMVAIAAIGSSLVRETIGSKWRARFATQG
- the tviB gene encoding Vi polysaccharide biosynthesis UDP-N-acetylglucosamine C-6 dehydrogenase TviB; translated protein: MIDIKIAIIGLGYVGLPLAVEFGKQRPVVGFDINLKRITELKSGHDFTLETSPEELKAAQLLSFTTELDDLSACNCYIFTVPTPIDAHKRPDLTPLLKASEAVGKVLKIGDIVIYESTVYPGCTEEDCVPVLEKFSGLKFNQDFFCGYSPERINPGDKEHRVTTIKKVTSGSTPEVADLVDALYNEIVTAGTHKASSIKVAEAAKVIENTQRDVNIALINELALIFNKLEIDTEAVLQAAGSKWNFLPFRPGLVGGHCIGVDPYYLTHKAQSIGYHPEIILAGRRLNDGMGAYVVTQLVKTMTKRRLPVQGARILVMGLTFKENCPDLRNTRVVDIVNELADYDVQADVFDPWADATEAQHEYGITPVLQPALGAYDGIIIAVAHHQFKTMGAAAIRALGKPEHVLYDLKYLLPAVDSDIRL
- the vioA gene encoding dTDP-4-amino-4,6-dideoxy-D-glucose aminotransferase VioA codes for the protein MSKPIYVTQPYLPPLEEFIPYLEKIWDKKILTNGGPFHQQLEQALCDYLGVKHICLFTNGTIALVTALQALRITGEVITTPYSFVATAHSLLWNGIKPVFVDVDPNTLNLDPAKIEAAITPQTTAIMPVHCYGHPCDVDAIQKIADNYNLKVIYDAAHAFGVQCHCGSVLNHGDLSVLSFHATKVFNTFEGGAIICPDAKTKQRIDHLKNFGFVDEVTVVAPGINGKMSELNAAFGLLQLKHIDAALSRRKEIDIAYRKQLSGVKGIQCIDDSGQTESNHSYFPILVQPDYPLSRDALYQKLKDHGIFARRYFYPLISDFPMYRSMPSAQRDNLPVAADASAKVLCLPIYPNLQPDEQQRVVDLIRGA
- a CDS encoding NAD-dependent epimerase/dehydratase family protein, with amino-acid sequence MTAFNQLQTRLQSEPNTWLVTGVAGFIGSNLLETLLKLNQRVVGLDNFATGHQRNLNEVQTLVTPAQWANFQFIQGDICNLVDCQKACAGVDFVLHQAALGSVPRSLADPITTNATNISGFLNMLLAARDAKVKSFTYAASSSTYGDHPGLPKVEDTIGKPLSPYAVTKYVNELYADVFARCYGFNTVGLRYFNVFGPRQDPNGAYAAVIPKWTAALLAGEPIYVNGDGETSRDFCFVANAVQANLLAATNTTPEANNQIYNVAVGDRTTLNTLFSLLRDNLAAYGVKPDTQPIHRDFRAGDVRHSLADIGKAQQLLGYAPTERIEQGLAKAIPWYVAKNIT
- a CDS encoding acyltransferase, coding for MTMLSREAIERLGFAAVGDNVQISSKASFYGISRIALANDVRIDDFCVLSAGVGGISVGHHVHIAVYSSLIGAGQITLSDFCNISSRVSIYSSSDDFSGATMTNPTVPSKYTGVTHANVFLGKHVIVGCGSVILPGVTLEDGVAVGALSLINRNCEAFGIYAGNPARRIKERQRRLLTLEHQLMASKAQQA